AGAAGCTTGAGGATTACGTAACCAGCATCCCCGACTACCCTAAGAAGGGAGTCCTTTTCAGGGACATCACCACCATCATCGACAGCCCCGAAGGATTACACATGGCCGTAGACGGCCTCGCCGAAAAGCTCAAAGGCGTCGACTTCGACCTCGTCATCGGAACCGAGGCGAGGGGATTCGTCTTCGGAGCGCCCGTCGCCTACATCATGAACAAAGGATTCGTCCTCGCCAGGAAGAAGGGTAAGCTCCCCAGGGAGACAGTCTCCGAGACCTACGACCTGGAGTACGGCAGCGCCACCCTCGAGATGCACAAGGACTCCATCAAGCCCGGACAGAAGGTCGTCATCGTCGACGACCTGATCGCCACCGGCGGAACCACCAAAGCAGTCATCAACCTCATCGAGAAGCTCGGCGGAAAGGTCGAGAAGATCGTCTTCGTCATGGAGCTTGCGGGATTCGATGCCCGCAACAAGACCCTCAAGGGCTACGACGTCGACGCTCTCCTGTCTTACCCCGGACTCTGAAACATTCATTCACCGGCCGTAAGGCCGGCCCTTTTTTCTCGAAAACCAGGAGGGCTTGCCGGGATTCGAACCCGGGTGGTCGGCTCCGAAGGCCGGCAGGATAATCCTGGCTACCTCACAAGCCCGCCTATCAATCAACTGAGCGGTATAAACGTATTCACTACGGATAGGGTTTAATGATAGACCGCCCATCCACCGTA
This is a stretch of genomic DNA from Thermoplasmatales archaeon BRNA1. It encodes these proteins:
- a CDS encoding adenine phosphoribosyltransferase produces the protein MYSDPMAKKLEDYVTSIPDYPKKGVLFRDITTIIDSPEGLHMAVDGLAEKLKGVDFDLVIGTEARGFVFGAPVAYIMNKGFVLARKKGKLPRETVSETYDLEYGSATLEMHKDSIKPGQKVVIVDDLIATGGTTKAVINLIEKLGGKVEKIVFVMELAGFDARNKTLKGYDVDALLSYPGL